The genomic DNA TAGAAGTAGTGCCTGTCAGTTTTATTTTCTACAAGGAAAatggttaatgtgagataaagcaCCCAAAATGTTGCAAAAGGCTTTATAAAGAGGAATCTTAAAATTGTGTTGTTTCAAATGCACCAAAATTGCAACATATTTGTTTACTAACCGGGTTACTGTTGTTAGAACATAGATCCAGTTATTAACTTAGGTTTATATTAGAGCGTCATGTTACTTGACATGGTAACAAAGTTCAGGTAGTAAGAGGACTCGTGTTCGACTCACTACCACCGAGCCCGCTCCAACATAGTCACAATTTATTACTTACACGAAAAACACATTTATGCCTCAAAGATGGGCGTGATCCACTATTCGATCCAAAAATGTGCTCTCGAATGAGGGGATTGTTAGTGCTTACTTCTTAACCCACAGCCCTTAATTACTATCCACAATCTTGTTTACACTTGCTATCTCTCCTTCTCTCGCGAATTTTACTGAGGTCAATATATGTGACAATGCATATATACTGGCTGGCGGTAAATTCATGAGCCTCAGCTGCTTAGCTAACAATTTAGCTGGTGTGGTGCCTAAATAATGAAGAATCAAGTAGTATTTAATTAAAATTCGAGCTACAGGCATTAAGTTTTGTTATAATGAATAAGAAAAGCAACAAACAACTTGTACATAAAAAAGGATACAAACAAATATTGCTTGACAAAATAAAAGTTAAAGCAATCATAAGCACCACACCAGAAACACACGCAGAGAAGGCTGATGCATGTTAACCAATTTTTGGGATAGAAGTCACAATGCCATCTTTGTCGACTTTTACCTTAACTCTAAAGCAATTGATCTCTGTTGTTCCGAAGCTGTTTTCTGAGACAACGACAGCGTTCACAATTTTGTTCTCCCTTTCGATGATCTGTGCTGCTAATTCCCCGTTAATGCCCTGTAGTTCCGCCCATGAGCTCTTACCTTTTAATGGCAAATTATATTATAAGCATTAGATTTACACATTAGGCAAATAAAACTAGTCAGTACAACCATAATCGTTATGATACATCTTACCTCTGCTTTTGCAAGCACTAAACATTTTCTGTAGAATGAACTCGTGGCCATTTTTGTACCTGCTAGGAAATTGATTTATGCTTCGATAAGATTTGGAGAATAGGAGGGTGATTAGTAgaagtatttatttacttgaagAAGTTAGAAATTTTTGGGGCCCTAGTCGAAATTATGGGGCCCTAATATACATATATCATGgaaattcatatatatttatttGAAGAAGTTAGAAATTTTTGGGGCTCTTAGTGTCGGGGGGTCCTAGGCACAAGTCTTGTTCGCTTATAGCCCGGGCCACCCCTCGCAGGAGGCTCTTAGTTTCGTACGTGCACCAAAAGATTACATCAGAATGCAGCCGGCCAAAATAGATCAGGTAGATTAAAGGACTAGTTTCGACAGATAAATATTCAATGGAAAACAAGATTGTAGAACAAGATTGTATTTATGAATATACATTCAAATGCACTCCATGCAGGCCAGAGGGTGTTACATGCACTTGCAGGCTCTGCTATTTCTTAAATAGTAAGCTTCCTCGTCTTCTATAGCAATGCTATATTTTCATCATATATATGTATTACACGAATTCGTGCATCAGTTAACCGTAAGGATCTGCAGACAAGAATGTCAGGCTTAAAAACTAGCTAAAGCCTAAAGCCACAGATATTGATTAAGATTCAGTCAATATGTTAGATGATACTATTATAACAGTTAGTTGTTCATTAGCAAGAGTTATTGAACTCATCTGTCAGGATGGCCGAGTGGTCTAAGGCGCCAGACTCAAGTTCTGGTCTTCGAGAGAGGGCGTGGGTTCAAATCCCACTTCTgacaattttttattttttttggtctGAAACCCATGAGGTATGGGGTTTAGAAACCTGTGAATAGGTGGGTATGAGCTAAATCAAACTCTTGGGTATcattttcattattttctctaGTCTTTCTTTTTAACTAAAGTATAATTCTTTTTTTAGCTCTAATTTTAATATTGATGAATAAAAAATGTGAATGTATATTTAATTTTCTTAAATACTAcgtaaaaatatttataaactcatattttaataagaaaaattatcaaaaatactagctttttttatttatttctttttgcAATTTTACTATCCTCTAATTTTTTTGGCAACCAAAATCAAGCAGACATACAATTAGTTGAATCAAGTTTTTTTTGGTTGCATTTGAGGTTACATGGAGTGACATAAATTCGTCGAAAATTGCATCTAATTGAATCAAGTTGCATTAAACAGTATTTTCGTAAAAAATTTGGTAAATagcatttttttaaaataaaaaattatttttgcaatttttaaaaaaaattatagtatATTTGTAAAAATATCTTTAGCCTtaggtatttttcaaaaaaattatatttttagccTTACTATTTATGATTGTCAAGTGATCGTGTATAATTTTagattttaataataaaataatgaattaataaaaaataataattaaatgtcTTTTGATTGTTGATTCCAATTAATTTATCAAAGAGATATATTTTTATCATATTTTGAATCAAACAGGTGATATCAAGTATCAAGTTCCAAACTCATACCAGCTTAACCCGATTCCTGATTCCAACCCGATACCACCCAACGAACCAAACGACCTCAATAAGTTTATTATCTATAGTTTTTAAAATTAACCCTAACTAAAATCAGAAACATGAGAAAAAGATCAATGTCGAGGATAGGTCGACGTGCTACCTCTTTCAACGATCTCCCTCATGAACTCGCTTTCGATATTTTCTTTAGAGTTCCTGTAAAATCCCTGATTAGATCATCCGCGGTGTGCAAAACCTGGTACTCTATCGTAAAAAACCCCGATTTTGTGTCCGCTGAAATCAGTCATGCAATCTCTTCTTGTAATGAAGATTCTGTGCTGATAATCCCTAGGCATGACAAGTATTGCTTATTAATTTCAGCTGAAACAGGTGCTGTCATTGATAAATATGAGATTCCGTTTGCCAGTACTAAATTGGAACTAGTTGGGTCAGTTAATGGACTTGTTTGTCTTATTGATGATTTTATTCCAACACGGGATCCTTTTCTGTATACCTTTCCAAAGACAGCCTACCATAATTTGTATATGTGGAATCCTTCTGTTAGAAAATACAAACAGATTGTTTCTTCTTCGTTCAGGAAGCGTTATGCTGATGAGGTCAGAATTTCTTATGCACACGGGTTTGGATTTTATGAACCCTCTCGTGATTACCGAGTAGTTAGGATTATGTATTTTAATGGTCTCAGAGGTAACCAGTTTGAAAAACTTACTCCTAGGGTTGAGGTTTTTAGCTTAAGGATGAATAGGTGGAGGCCCTGGAGGGGGGATAACAATGCTGTAGTTTCTAGAGTTGCTTCGAAAATTGGTACAACTGTTAATAGTACTGTTTATTGGCTAAAAGATGAAAGCTCAGGAGTGTGGATCATGTCATTTGATTTCAATAATGAAGTATTTGGGAAAATAAAATTGCCAAATGATGTTTGCCATTCTTTAGGAGAAGTTAGGGATTTTCAAC from Apium graveolens cultivar Ventura chromosome 5, ASM990537v1, whole genome shotgun sequence includes the following:
- the LOC141723555 gene encoding F-box/kelch-repeat protein At3g23880-like translates to MSRIGRRATSFNDLPHELAFDIFFRVPVKSLIRSSAVCKTWYSIVKNPDFVSAEISHAISSCNEDSVLIIPRHDKYCLLISAETGAVIDKYEIPFASTKLELVGSVNGLVCLIDDFIPTRDPFLYTFPKTAYHNLYMWNPSVRKYKQIVSSSFRKRYADEVRISYAHGFGFYEPSRDYRVVRIMYFNGLRGNQFEKLTPRVEVFSLRMNRWRPWRGDNNAVVSRVASKIGTTVNSTVYWLKDESSGVWIMSFDFNNEVFGKIKLPNDVCHSLGEVRDFQLMKFEGSLSVCVRNHLTLIDKKFYRPCCIWLISHNDGVVSSTLRFRVVLKKIGQPLNITKGGALLMAKSIRSTCKVLSCNLQSMQYTYLEFHEHPCNAETFFVESLGGAELLTSSAM